The proteins below are encoded in one region of Bacteriovorax sp. Seq25_V:
- the gshB gene encoding glutathione synthase, protein MNICFILDPWADLNPEIDSSLRVIHEAALRGHKVAIFQPKNLTIRENETYAFANILTRMDKVPESIPAFYKKAKFRKQMVPLKGFDAVFLRKDPPIDNLMLNFLDSVKDDTFIINSVDGLRKANNKIYVTSFEEAADYIPETYVSKDIDYLEQVINDCKKDKMILKPLDGFGGHGVIVLETKAKQNIRSLLEFYISGSGSKNYVILQEYIEGADKGDVRVLMLNGEPIGAMKRIPKEGDARSNVHAGGTARKHVMTKTELEICRCIGAKLVHDGIYFAGLDIINGKLLEINVLSPGGITRINKFNKTKLQKRILDFVELVHKRRENAVNRKINFRKVIEDA, encoded by the coding sequence ATGAATATTTGTTTTATTCTAGACCCTTGGGCGGACTTAAACCCTGAAATTGATTCATCACTGAGAGTTATCCATGAAGCAGCCCTGAGAGGACACAAGGTTGCTATTTTTCAACCCAAAAACCTAACGATTAGAGAGAATGAAACTTATGCTTTTGCAAACATTCTGACAAGAATGGATAAAGTTCCAGAGAGTATCCCGGCGTTTTATAAGAAGGCAAAGTTTAGGAAGCAGATGGTTCCTCTAAAAGGCTTTGATGCAGTCTTTTTACGAAAAGATCCGCCAATTGATAACTTAATGCTTAACTTTCTTGACTCTGTTAAAGATGACACTTTTATTATTAATAGTGTTGATGGTCTTCGAAAAGCTAATAATAAGATCTATGTGACTTCTTTCGAAGAAGCTGCAGATTATATACCTGAGACATATGTATCAAAGGATATTGATTACCTTGAACAAGTCATTAATGACTGTAAAAAAGATAAAATGATTTTAAAGCCACTTGATGGTTTTGGTGGACACGGAGTTATTGTTCTCGAAACAAAAGCGAAACAGAATATTAGATCACTTCTTGAGTTTTACATTAGTGGATCAGGTTCGAAAAATTACGTAATCCTTCAAGAATATATTGAAGGTGCTGATAAAGGTGACGTAAGAGTACTTATGCTTAATGGGGAACCGATTGGTGCGATGAAGAGAATTCCAAAAGAGGGAGATGCTCGCTCAAATGTTCATGCTGGTGGGACAGCAAGAAAACATGTCATGACTAAAACAGAGTTGGAGATTTGTCGTTGCATTGGAGCGAAACTTGTTCATGATGGAATATATTTTGCGGGCCTTGATATAATCAATGGCAAGCTTTTAGAAATCAATGTACTATCACCTGGTGGAATTACAAGGATTAATAAATTTAACAAAACCAAATTACAAAAACGTATTCTCGACTTTGTCGAACTTGTACATAAGAGAAGAGAGAATGCCGTTAACCGTAAGATTAATTTTAGGAAAGTAATCGAAGATGCTTAA